GGAAGTTCTTGATGCACAAAGATCACTATTCGAAGCGCAACTTAGTCTTTCTAATTTAACACAAAAACAATTATCCTCAATGATCCAATTGTACAAAGCGCTTGGCGGAGGATGGAATTAGTTTTTTTTAAAAAAGGCACTAAGGTTCTGAGTTACTAAGGCTCTAAGCTTTTAAAATAGGACTCGATAAAAAACAAAAAAGCATCAGCCGCGGCTGATGCTTTTTTATTTAAATCTTTGTACCTCTGTACCTTTGCTACTTTGAACCTAAAAACTTAGAGCCTTAGTAACTCAGAACCTTAGTCCCTTAATTAGCAAAACTCATTAAACGCATCTTGCAAGTTCTCAGCGATTAATTCAGCTGGGCGACCTTCGATGTGGTGACGTTCTAACATGTGAACCAATTCTCCGTTTTTGAATAAAGCCATAGATGGCGAAGATGGAGGAAAAGGAAACATATGTTGTCTTGCAGCATCAACAGCTTCTTTGTCAACACCAGCAAAAACAGTAATTAAGTGATCTGGTTTTTTAGCTCCTTCTAAACTCATTTTTGCTCCCGGACGTGCATTTCTTGCAGCACAACCACAAACAGAGTTTACAACAACTAGAGTGGTACCTTCAGCTTTGATAGCATTATCTACAGCGTCAGCACTATGTAAATCTTGAAAACCTGCAGCTGTTAATTCAGCTTGCATTGGTTTTACCATTTCTTCTGGATACATATTTCTTATTTTTAAATTTTACTTTTGAAATGCAAAGTTACAAAGTTTACTCGCAACTACTTAATTTCAAGTATAAAGTTTTGTTATAGTACGATAATAGATTACAAATCAACCTAAATGTTATAAAATCCGATCAAATATTCTCTCTTCATTATTTATTTTATCGCGAATCTTGAATTACTAAAGTGCCACTTTTACCCTTCTGTCGGGAAACTCATAATTATGTTGTTTCAAATGATTTTTTCTACCTATTAATTTGTGTCTTGTTGCTGAAACCGTTGACTTACTTTTTTCCGGAATTTCCATAGTTGAAAGATAACTGCTCAAATATTTTTTAAGCATCTGAATATTCTCAACCTCAACAGAGTAAATAGTTTTCTTTCCAATATTTTCGATATTTACCAAATTTGCTTTTTTTAATTCTAACAAATGTTTTGATATCGTCGATTGTGCTAACGGAATTAATTCAACAATTTCACCACAAGTTCTATTGTTTCTTTTCCATAAAAGCGTCATAATTTCAATTCGTGTTGGATGTCCAAGAGCTTTGCAAATTTTGCCGATTGCTTTTGTTTATAAATCAAAATTTAAGTGTTTTGTAATTCCCATTAACTTGCCAATTTGTTCATTATCGTAAAAAAACGATTACAGTAAATCTGTGCGGCAAAGCTAAATGTCAAAACAAGTTTTCAATGACCTCAAAAGGTTCTTAAAGCAAAAGAATAAGACATCTTATTGGAATGAATCTTCATATTCTAAGGTATCCACTACTTTTTACGATATAAGAATTATTAAAATAGTAATGGAAACGAAGAGATAAATTGCACGCAGATTATACCGATTTAAACAGATAAATACAGATGTCATTTAAATGCAACCCGAAACAAAGCTATAATAAATGGCATTTTAGGACATTTTAAAATCACCTGAAAATCCTGTACTAAACTAGTTTCTTCATCCAAAAACTTAAAAATCAAAGCCGGATTTCCTTTTCTAAACAAAGAAGAAAAAATAGCACTTCCCAATTCATTATGGCGATACAGAATATCCAAAAGCAATAAATCATAAAACCAAAATCGGTTTTTCTTATGAAACGATGTCATTCTCAGCGATTCCGAAGCTTCGGAAGAAGGAGCACAGAGAAACGCGACCAATTCAGATGATTTTTTATCAGAATTTCTAAACGTAAAACCCGTACTTGCTTTTGTCCATCCGCCGGCAGTTCCAATATTTAAAACTCTTTTGGTGTTTTTCTTCCAAAAAGGATAAGATGTCATTGGAATACTTCCCTGCTCCTTTTCGATAATTTCAAAATTCTTTGTTCCGAGTTTCTTCAAATAAAGCTGAATCTCATTTTCGTATTCTTCTTTTGGAAGTAGTTTTTCAGAAAACAAAGTATATTCAACCAAAGCTTCGGTTTTCGAAACAGGCAAAACATACATAAATCTTGTATTCCCTTTTTGTTCAACCGAAAAATCCATAAAAGTGGCTTGTTCCGGATTGAAGATTTCAGATTCACTTTTTACAAACCAACCTGTAAAATGCTGCTGCAAAACCGGATATTTGATTTGATTTTCGGCGAAAGCCTTTGTATAAATACTATTGAATAACGAATCACAAGTATATCTGTTTTCTTCAGTTCCAACAAAAACATGCGTTTCGAGTTCGTTGATGTCCGTTACTTTTTCATTTAGAAAAGTAATATTCGAATGTTTCGAAAGCGTTTCAAAAACAAAATTATAAAAATCTAAACCCCGAATTTGATTGTACTGATAAGGTTTTAACGCCAAATCACGTTTAAAGTTTTCATTGGCAAATAAAGCCGAATCCCACTTTTTGAAAATAATAGAATCCCAAATTGTTTCTTCTTTTGCCCAAAAACACCAAGTTCTGTCATTTGTTTTTTTTGAATCCTGATCTAAAAGCAAAATAGCTTTGTCTGAAAATTTTCCGGACAATGTCATTTTATAAACAGTCATCAAAGCAGATAAACCTGATCCGGTAAAAATGTAGTTGAAATGTTTTATTTGCGAGGAAGTCATCTTCAAAAATAAGAAATTTTATTCTTTCAATTTTTCTAAAAGAAGGTTAAAATCCTTTGGACTTAAATAGTTGTTGTACTGCAGAATAATTTCTTTTTTCTCATTCAAAACACATAAAACCGGATAAACAATTTGATTATTCATCGTTCCTAATTGCAAAGCCAGTTCATGAACGCCAACATTATTCCCCGAAGGCTGAAATTTAAAAACCTGATTATTGAACGTAATATCTCGTTTTTCTTCAGCATTTAAATCAATGAAATAAAACTCGGAATTCAGTTTACCAATAATTTCCTGATTTTTAAAAGTGGTGCTTTTCATTCTTTGGCAAAACTGACACCAATCTGTATGGATGAAAACGATTATTTTTCGCTTTTGAATTTGCTGCAAACTATCTACTTCCTCAAAAGTTCTGCTTTTTAATTGACAGAATCCTATTGAGGTTATACCGAAGAAGATTATAAATAGTATTAGCTTTTTCATTTTGATTTTAGGAATGTTATTATTTTAAACACATAGAAACATAGATTTTTATTAAACTGATTAAGATTATTTTAAAAAGCTAGCTTTCACACATAGCTATGTGCATTAATGTAAAGTGAAACGCCTTTTAAAAGCGATGAAAGCTATGTTTCTATGTGTTTAAAAATTTACCTCAAAGTATATCTCAACCCAAAAAATCCGCGAATAGTTTGATTTTGTCCATAAACATAAGTCGTGTCAAAAGTTAAACCATACGGATTATCAACTGTGTCCACGATTTGACCTTGTGGAACTACTTTGCCATGAATACCAACAGCAGTTCCGTCTGAAGTTTGTACATTTTTATCAAAAGGATCATTTGTTCTTGAAATCAAAAACGGGTTATTCTGTTTTGGTGTAAAATTCAAAAGGTTTTTGATTCCGCCATAAAGTTCAAAATTCTTCCATCCATAATACGTAAATTGAATATTCTGAATACTATACCAAGGCGATTTCGGACTTCTTGGATCGTATTCGCTCAACAAAGGCAAGTTCATCGGACTGTAAACATTTCCGGTGTAATCTAACAATAAATTTAAGGAATCTATTTTGTACGAAACGCTCCAGGTTGCCGTGAAATTCTCTGTTAAAAAAGGTCTTTCCGAAACTCCGTTTTCTACATTTTTATTATCTAAAACTGTCGCGCCCAAAATCATTTTTAATCCTGTTGGGAAATTTACATCAATATTCGTGCTGATTCCCTGACTTATTGCATATCCGTTTATGTTATCGTAAATGATTTTATTGGGATCTGTTGCATAATCTGAAATGATTTTATTACTAAATCGCGTATAAAAAGCAGTCGTTTCAATTCCGATAAAAGTTCCGTTTCCAAAGTTTATTTTCTGAATATAATTAAGATTTGCATTAATGGATTGTTCAGGTTTCAGATCGCTTTTCAACACAACATCTCTCGAACCTGTTAAGGCCGCGTGATCTTCGGTAAATAAATTCACAACGCGAAATCCAGTTCCTGCGTTGAATCTAAAAATAGTGTTTTCGTTTTTCTTCCATCGATATGCAACTCTCGGCGTATAAATTGAACCATGAATGGAGTTGTAATCGTATCGCATTCCTAATAAAACCTGACTTTTAGGTGAAAGTGTAATTTCATCCTGCACAAAAATTCCCGGCAACCAAGTACTCTCTGCTTCCTTTGTAGCAGTAGTATTATCGTCATAATACGAATAACGATTGGCAATTCCCGCAAGGAAATCATTTCGACCTATTTTCTTATCCCAAGTCAATTGCAAAAAACCAATCTTCTGGTTTGCAATAAACGATGTCGTTCCGTAACGACTATCCTGATAATGTACATTTCCGGAGAAGGAAAGCATCAGTTTTTCTTCAAAAGGCAATTGATAACTTCCAATCAATTCTCCCCTTTTGGTATAAATACTTTCTCCATAAATCTCATCTCCTCCGCGATACTTTTTCTCCCAACGTACATCTCCGCCCCAGCGATCTTCATACATTCCGCGGGCAGCGATCGTAAAAAGACGATTATCATTTCGTAAAAAACTCCATTTATTAAAAACCGAAATTCGCTGAGAAAGCGTAACATCCGTAAAATTGTCTTTGTCTTTATCAATAACCTGATTGTAATCAAAGTAATTGATTCCTAAAAGTGTTGTCGATTTTTTGGTTGGATTAAATTTCATTCCTAAATCAACATTCGTTTCCAGATAAGTTGTCGAAAAAACATCGGCTGAAAATAATGGAGCATTCGTTGGATTCTTAGTAATAATATTAATCAAACCTCCAACAGCTTCACTTCCGTATAAAGAAGACGCCGGACCTTTTACGATTTCTATTCTTTCAACCAAAGAATTCGGAATTCCGGATAAACCATAAACCGTCGAAAGACTGCTCACAATTGGCATTCCGTCTATTAAAACCAAAGTATACGGACCTTCCAAACCATTAATATGAATATCTCCCGTATTACAAACCCCACAATTAAGTTGCGGACGAACGCCATTAATATTTTGGAGCGCTTCATAAATACTTGGAGTTGGATTTTTCTTAAAGAAAACCGGCGAATAAACTTCAACCGGAACAGCGCTTTCTAATCTTTTTACAGGTTTTAAAGTTCCCGAAACTACGACTTCGTTAAGTTGATTTTCATTATCGGTTAATTCAAAATCATACGATATAACAGGATCTTTCACAACTTCGATTTTCTTTTTTAAAGTCTGAAAACCCATTTGAGAAATCTGAATCGTATAATTTCCAACAGCAACATTTTCCAATTTATAATATCCTAAACTATCCGTAACCGTTTTGTGTTTTGTTCCAATTAAATGAACGTTTACAAGTTGCAATTTCTGCCCTTCACCAGATATAAAACCAGACACAGAAGTGGTTTCCTGCGCGGATAAAAAATGTAAACAAAACAAAAGCAATATCAAAAATAGTTTTTTCATTGTTATAAAATTAAATTTAGACAAATCTAAAAATTAAATTTGACAAATAATGATTTTAGATTTAGAAATTTATAACTCAATTCACTTCAATATGTTATATTTCTATTTAAGCAAATTAAAATAAGGCTTCAATGTTTTTGAACAGCATCGAAAGGGGCTTTAGCCAAATCTTATAAGTTTGGCTAAAGCCCTTTTTTAATTCAATATTATTTCCCCTAGCTAAAGCTAGGGGCTATGCAAAAAAGTCTATAAAAGAAGTTTGATTTTAAAAATCTTCATCAATTAGTTCTTTATTAATTACCGCTCCGGCAAAAGATCCTGTAGAAACCGCAATTGCCACAGAACGCATTTGAGTTGTACAATCTCCGCTCGCATAGATTCCGGCAGTATTTGTTTTTTGCATCGCATCGACTTTTAACAAACCTTGTTCAGTCAATTCACAACCTAAACCTTCTGGTAAATGACAATGTTGTTCAAAAGGAGGTCTGGCATAAATGGCTTTTACTGTAATTTTTGATTCATTTTTGAAGACAACATTCTTAATATTTCCGTTTTCGTGCTCAAAAGAATCAATTTCATCTTCGATAATATCAATATTATGTTGTTGCAAAATCAATGTTTCTTCTGGAGATAAAGTTGATTTTCCGTTGGTTAATACGCTGAGATCTTTTGTCCAATTAGAAATCAGTTTGGCAAATTCAAATCCCATTTCGCCGTTCGCAATAATTGCAGTTTTCTCTGTTTTGACTTCATAACCATGACAATATGGACAATGTAAAACCGAGATTCCCCAACATTCAGCAAAACCTGGAATTTCCGGAAGTAAATCTTTTACTCCGGTTGCGAACAATAATTTTCGAGAAGTAAAGGATTTTCCCGATTCCGTTTTAATTTCAAATCCATTTTCGGTTTTAACGGCGCTTACGGCTAAACCATTATAAAATTGAACTGTATTATATAAGTCGACTTGTAATTTGGCTTTCGCCGAAATAACAGCAGGTTTTTCTCCATCATGCGTGATGAAGTTATGCGAATGTGGCGTTTGTCTGTTACAAGGCAAACCGCTGTCAATAACTAAAACTTGTCGCAATGAACGACCTAAACTCATTGCTGCCGAAAGTCCGCTGTAACTTCCGCCCACGATTATAACATCGTATGTATTATTGTCTATCATAATTTTATCTTTTAATGTGTTCTTGGAATAGGAAATGGATCTTTGTTTGGGAAGAAACCATCATGATAATCTACAATTTCATCTTCGGTACAAAGGCATTTTCTAAGTGCTTCAAGGATTTCCGTTTCGTTTATTTTCTGACCTATAAAAACAATTTCATTGAGCCGATCGCCAAAACCCACAGTCCATCGTTCTTCTATAATATCCTGAAACTCGACAAAATTGTTAAAAGTCATTCGTTCACTTAATGGCATGCTTGCCCACCAAACTCCCGCTCCTTCAGCTTTCATCGATCCGCCAGCCTGACTCCAGTTAATCGCTTGTTCCGGTCGTGATGCCATCCACAATAATCCTTTGCTCCGAATAACATTAGCCGGAAAATCTGAAGAAATGAAATTCCATAATCTATTGGGATGAAATGGTCTTGGATCACGAAACACAAAAGAATTTATTCCGTATTCTTCTGTTTCAGGCGTATGAATACCTTCCAATTCTCTAATCCAACCTGCGGAATTCTCGGCTTCTTCATAATTGAATAAACCTGTATTTATAATTTCGCTTGGATTTACTTTTCCTAAAACCGAAGTAATTATTGTTGCTACAGGATTCAGTTTTTGGATTGAAGCTTTCAACATTTGCAATGATTCTGCGCTGATTAAATCTGTTTTATTCAAAATAATAACATTCGCAAACTCTACCTGATCGACTAAAAGATTGACTATTGTTCGGTTGTCGTTCTCAATATCTGATAGATTTTGTTCTTGTAATGTTTTGGCTGAGCCAAAATCTTTAAAGAAATTAAAACTATCGACAACAGTAACCATCGTATCGATATAACTAAACCTGGACAAATCAATGTTTCCGTCTTCATTCACAAACGAGAAAGTCTGCGCTACCGGAATGGGTTCGCTGATTCCGGAACTTTCGATAAGCAAATAATCAAACCTGTTTTCCTTTGCGAGTTTCTCCACTTCAAGCATCAAGTCTTCACGCAACGTACAGCAAATGCAGCCATTCGTCATTTCGACTAATTTTTCTTCGGTTCGGGATAAAGTGTATTCGTTTTTTATGAGTTGCGCGTCGATATTTACCTCGCTCATGTCATTGACTATTACAGCGACTTTTAATCCTTCTTTGTTGTGCAAAATATGATTGAGCAGCGTTGTTTTGCCAGCACCAAGAAATCCGCTTAATACAGTTACAGGTAATTTTTTCATTGTTGTGAAGATTTATGATTTCTATAATTCAAAAAATGTCCAATGATCATCCCGATTCCGCCAATAAATATTAGATCAAGATGAATGTCCAGAAAAAGTTCACTCAAAACACTAATCCAAATCAAAGACATTGAAATGACAAGAATACTCGATACCAAAAGATCTGATTTGGTTATAATTTTAAAAATGGCAAAAAGTCCAATCGTCGCAAAAACCAAATCGATAAAAGGATTGTGACTTAAGCCAAAAGGCAGAATTGTCAAAAGCGGAAAAACCAAACAATGAACCAAACAAACGGTCGCGCTCGAGATTCCTAAAATATCGTAAAGAGATGTGCTGGTTTTCTTCATTTTCTGTATATTTGCTTAATGCAATTTTGTTGCAAATATACACATAAAAATCAATTGCAACATTGTTGCGTTAATATTTTTAAATTCTAATAAAAATGAAAACAACACGTAATACCGCAGCAAAGACGGCCGTTTTAGAGATTTTTGGCAAATCTAAAACCGCACTGTCTCACAGAGAAATTCAAAAAGAACTGAATGATTTATGCGATCGCGTCACTACTTATAGAATCTTGGATCGCTTAGTAAATGACGATATTGTGCATAAAATTGTCAATCTTGACGGAACAGTAAAGTATGCAAAATGCCATCATAATGCCCAACGTGTGCACATACATAATCATGCTCATTTTAGCTGTGAAAAATGTCTGGAGGTAACTTGCTTAGAAAATGTGAAGCCGAGTTATATCTTACCGCACAATTATAAGGTCAATGATATAAACTTTACGTTATCAGGAATATGCCCAAAATGTTTCAATTCTAACATTTAAGTTTTAGACAAGCCTAAAAATATTGTTGAGCGAATGTAATTTTTATATACATTTGTTAAAACAACATTTCTACAATGACCAAATCTTTAGAAGAAGTTCATCAATCGGTTGCAACACAGCACAAAAAAACAGGATTTAGAAAAATATTAGCCTTTTTAGGCCCGGCATATTTAGTAAGCGTAGGTTATATGGACCCGGGAAACTGGGCGACAGACATTGCCGGAGGTAGTCAGTTTGGGTATTCCTTGCTTTGGGTTTTGCTAATGAGTAACTTAATGGCTTTGTTGCTTCAAAGTTTGAGCGCAAGACTCGGAATTGTAACGCAACGGGATTTAGCGCAGGCATCAAGAGAAACCTATTCGAAATTCATTAACTATATTTTATACTTCCTTGCAGAAATTGCCATCGCAGCTTGTGATTTGGCCGAAGTTCTGGGAATGGCAATTGGAATCAATCTACTTTTTGATATTCCGCTTATCGAAGGTGTTTTGATTACCGTTTTAGACACTTTCCTTCTACTCTTCCTGATTAATAAAGGTATCCGAAAAATGGAAGCTTTTATTATTGTATTGGTCGCTATTATTGGGTTTTCTTTTATTTTCGAAATGATATTTGCCGAACCTGAATTGGACAAAGTTATTTATGGTTTGGTTCCTTCAATTCCAAGTTCAGCGGCTTTATACATCGCAATCGGAATTATTGGTGCTACGGTAATGCCTCACAATTTGTATTTACATTCTTCTTTGGTGCAAACCCGAAAATTCGACAGAACTCCTGCGGGAATTAAACAAGCACTGAAATATAACTTTATAGATTCGACAATCGCTTTGAATCTGGCGTTCTTTGTCAACGCCGCTATTTTGATTTTGGCTGCAGCCACTTTCTATAAAAACGGAATGTTTGAAGTCGCCGAAATTCAGGACGCGCACAAATTTCTGGAACCTTTATTAGGAACCAAATGGGCACCGGTTTTATTTGCCGTTGCTTTGATCGCCGCAGGACAAAGCTCAACCGTAACCGGAACTTTAGCCGGACAAATCGTAATGGAAGGTTATTTGAATTTAAGGATTCAGCCTTGGGTTCGTCGTATTATAACGCGATTAATTGCGATTGTTCCCGCCGTTATCGTGATCTTAATTTATGGCGAAAGCGTTACAGGAAAGCTTTTGATTTTAAGTCAGGTAATTTTGAGTTTACAATTAGGTTTTGCGATTATTCCGTTGATACATTTTGTGAGCGATAAAACCAAAATGAAAGGTTTTCATATTTCGCGAACTACACAAATCGCAGCCTGGATAATTGCTTCAATGATTGTTTCTCTAAATGCTAAATTGGTTTATGACGAAATCTCTTCTTTGTTAGAAAACTCAAGTAATCCAACTATTCTTTGGTTTACGGTGGTTCCGCTTGCTTTTGGTTTTCTTGCTTTGTTACTATACATCATTGCAAAACCTTTTATCGCAAGAGCAAAATCGAATATCGAAAACCATTCACCTCATCATCTCAAACTGCAATACACTCCCAAAGAAAGTTACAACAAGAAAAATATCGCGATTTCTGTAGACTTTTCTAAAGCCGATGAAGCTGCACTTAACAATGCCTTCGAACTGGGCGGAATCGACGCACAATATACCTTAATTCATATCGTAGAAACTGTTGGTGCATTGATGTATGGCGGCAATGTTGACGATCATGAAACGACGATCGACGAAAAATTATTACTAGAATATAAAGAGATGCTTTCGCAAAAAGGCTTCAAGATCGAAACTGAACTTGGATTTGGAAAACCCAACACCGTGATTCCGAAGATTATCAACCTGGGAAACTTTGACATTTTAGTAATGGGAACTCACGGTCACACTGGTTTAAAAGATATTTTGTTTGGTACAACTGTAGATAAATTGAGACATAAAATTTCAATACCTTTGTTGATTGTTAAATAAAAGGGACTAAGGTTCTGAGTTACTAAGTTGCTGAGGTTTTTCCTTCGAGACTTCTAGCTTAGAACCTTAGCAACTCAGAACCTTAGAACCTCAAAAAAAATGACTTTCTCAGAAGAAAACTATCTTAAATCTATATATCACCTAACGGCTTCAAACGATGCTGAAGTAAGTACCAATGCTATTGCCGAAATGATGGAAACAAAAGCTTCATCGGTTACGGATATGCTTAAAAAACTGTCAGAGAAAGATTTGGTGAATTATAAAAAATACCAAGGGGTTTCTTTGACGGAAAATGGTAAACTGGCTGCAAAAATGATTGTTAGAAAACATCGTTTATGGGAAGTTTTTCTTGTAGAAAAATTAAACTTCTCCTGGGATGAAGTTCACGATATCGCAGAACAGTTAGAACACATAAAATCAGAACAATTGATTAATCGTTTGGATGATTTTCTGGGAAATCCTACCGAAGATCCGCATGGAGATCCTATTCCTGATGCTAACGGAAGAATCGTTAAGATCGAAAAACACTTACTTTCTGAATTAATCGAAAATCAGATTGGGGTTTGCGTTGGTGTAAAAGATACTTCATCAGAATTTCTGAAATATCTGGACAAACAAGAGATTGCTTTGGGTTCTAATATTGAGTTTTTGTCCAGAGAAACCTTTGATTTATCTGTGAAAATTAAAGTTGATGGACGTGAATTGTCTATTTCGAATAAGATTGCTTCGAATTTGTTTGTCAAGCTTGTTTAAACTATTTCGCAGAGATTCACGAAAATTTTTATAAAGTTCCAGAGGAACGAACTATATTGTAGCAACGTCCCGAAGCTTCGGGATTAATCCGTTGATGACAATGAATTCAGCAAACATGGACTTCGACTTCGCTCAGCCTGACAAATCGAGGCATAATATTT
This genomic window from Flavobacterium sp. 9 contains:
- a CDS encoding BrxA/BrxB family bacilliredoxin yields the protein MYPEEMVKPMQAELTAAGFQDLHSADAVDNAIKAEGTTLVVVNSVCGCAARNARPGAKMSLEGAKKPDHLITVFAGVDKEAVDAARQHMFPFPPSSPSMALFKNGELVHMLERHHIEGRPAELIAENLQDAFNEFC
- a CDS encoding ArsR/SmtB family transcription factor, which codes for MGKICKALGHPTRIEIMTLLWKRNNRTCGEIVELIPLAQSTISKHLLELKKANLVNIENIGKKTIYSVEVENIQMLKKYLSSYLSTMEIPEKSKSTVSATRHKLIGRKNHLKQHNYEFPDRRVKVAL
- a CDS encoding lycopene cyclase family protein, with the translated sequence MTSSQIKHFNYIFTGSGLSALMTVYKMTLSGKFSDKAILLLDQDSKKTNDRTWCFWAKEETIWDSIIFKKWDSALFANENFKRDLALKPYQYNQIRGLDFYNFVFETLSKHSNITFLNEKVTDINELETHVFVGTEENRYTCDSLFNSIYTKAFAENQIKYPVLQQHFTGWFVKSESEIFNPEQATFMDFSVEQKGNTRFMYVLPVSKTEALVEYTLFSEKLLPKEEYENEIQLYLKKLGTKNFEIIEKEQGSIPMTSYPFWKKNTKRVLNIGTAGGWTKASTGFTFRNSDKKSSELVAFLCAPSSEASESLRMTSFHKKNRFWFYDLLLLDILYRHNELGSAIFSSLFRKGNPALIFKFLDEETSLVQDFQVILKCPKMPFIIALFRVAFK
- a CDS encoding thioredoxin fold domain-containing protein — its product is MKKLILFIIFFGITSIGFCQLKSRTFEEVDSLQQIQKRKIIVFIHTDWCQFCQRMKSTTFKNQEIIGKLNSEFYFIDLNAEEKRDITFNNQVFKFQPSGNNVGVHELALQLGTMNNQIVYPVLCVLNEKKEIILQYNNYLSPKDFNLLLEKLKE
- a CDS encoding TonB-dependent receptor, translated to MKKLFLILLLFCLHFLSAQETTSVSGFISGEGQKLQLVNVHLIGTKHKTVTDSLGYYKLENVAVGNYTIQISQMGFQTLKKKIEVVKDPVISYDFELTDNENQLNEVVVSGTLKPVKRLESAVPVEVYSPVFFKKNPTPSIYEALQNINGVRPQLNCGVCNTGDIHINGLEGPYTLVLIDGMPIVSSLSTVYGLSGIPNSLVERIEIVKGPASSLYGSEAVGGLINIITKNPTNAPLFSADVFSTTYLETNVDLGMKFNPTKKSTTLLGINYFDYNQVIDKDKDNFTDVTLSQRISVFNKWSFLRNDNRLFTIAARGMYEDRWGGDVRWEKKYRGGDEIYGESIYTKRGELIGSYQLPFEEKLMLSFSGNVHYQDSRYGTTSFIANQKIGFLQLTWDKKIGRNDFLAGIANRYSYYDDNTTATKEAESTWLPGIFVQDEITLSPKSQVLLGMRYDYNSIHGSIYTPRVAYRWKKNENTIFRFNAGTGFRVVNLFTEDHAALTGSRDVVLKSDLKPEQSINANLNYIQKINFGNGTFIGIETTAFYTRFSNKIISDYATDPNKIIYDNINGYAISQGISTNIDVNFPTGLKMILGATVLDNKNVENGVSERPFLTENFTATWSVSYKIDSLNLLLDYTGNVYSPMNLPLLSEYDPRSPKSPWYSIQNIQFTYYGWKNFELYGGIKNLLNFTPKQNNPFLISRTNDPFDKNVQTSDGTAVGIHGKVVPQGQIVDTVDNPYGLTFDTTYVYGQNQTIRGFFGLRYTLR
- a CDS encoding NAD(P)/FAD-dependent oxidoreductase, translated to MIDNNTYDVIIVGGSYSGLSAAMSLGRSLRQVLVIDSGLPCNRQTPHSHNFITHDGEKPAVISAKAKLQVDLYNTVQFYNGLAVSAVKTENGFEIKTESGKSFTSRKLLFATGVKDLLPEIPGFAECWGISVLHCPYCHGYEVKTEKTAIIANGEMGFEFAKLISNWTKDLSVLTNGKSTLSPEETLILQQHNIDIIEDEIDSFEHENGNIKNVVFKNESKITVKAIYARPPFEQHCHLPEGLGCELTEQGLLKVDAMQKTNTAGIYASGDCTTQMRSVAIAVSTGSFAGAVINKELIDEDF
- a CDS encoding GTP-binding protein, yielding MKKLPVTVLSGFLGAGKTTLLNHILHNKEGLKVAVIVNDMSEVNIDAQLIKNEYTLSRTEEKLVEMTNGCICCTLREDLMLEVEKLAKENRFDYLLIESSGISEPIPVAQTFSFVNEDGNIDLSRFSYIDTMVTVVDSFNFFKDFGSAKTLQEQNLSDIENDNRTIVNLLVDQVEFANVIILNKTDLISAESLQMLKASIQKLNPVATIITSVLGKVNPSEIINTGLFNYEEAENSAGWIRELEGIHTPETEEYGINSFVFRDPRPFHPNRLWNFISSDFPANVIRSKGLLWMASRPEQAINWSQAGGSMKAEGAGVWWASMPLSERMTFNNFVEFQDIIEERWTVGFGDRLNEIVFIGQKINETEILEALRKCLCTEDEIVDYHDGFFPNKDPFPIPRTH
- a CDS encoding MerC family mercury resistance protein, which encodes MKKTSTSLYDILGISSATVCLVHCLVFPLLTILPFGLSHNPFIDLVFATIGLFAIFKIITKSDLLVSSILVISMSLIWISVLSELFLDIHLDLIFIGGIGMIIGHFLNYRNHKSSQQ
- a CDS encoding Fur family transcriptional regulator, giving the protein MKTTRNTAAKTAVLEIFGKSKTALSHREIQKELNDLCDRVTTYRILDRLVNDDIVHKIVNLDGTVKYAKCHHNAQRVHIHNHAHFSCEKCLEVTCLENVKPSYILPHNYKVNDINFTLSGICPKCFNSNI
- a CDS encoding Nramp family divalent metal transporter, with translation MTKSLEEVHQSVATQHKKTGFRKILAFLGPAYLVSVGYMDPGNWATDIAGGSQFGYSLLWVLLMSNLMALLLQSLSARLGIVTQRDLAQASRETYSKFINYILYFLAEIAIAACDLAEVLGMAIGINLLFDIPLIEGVLITVLDTFLLLFLINKGIRKMEAFIIVLVAIIGFSFIFEMIFAEPELDKVIYGLVPSIPSSAALYIAIGIIGATVMPHNLYLHSSLVQTRKFDRTPAGIKQALKYNFIDSTIALNLAFFVNAAILILAAATFYKNGMFEVAEIQDAHKFLEPLLGTKWAPVLFAVALIAAGQSSTVTGTLAGQIVMEGYLNLRIQPWVRRIITRLIAIVPAVIVILIYGESVTGKLLILSQVILSLQLGFAIIPLIHFVSDKTKMKGFHISRTTQIAAWIIASMIVSLNAKLVYDEISSLLENSSNPTILWFTVVPLAFGFLALLLYIIAKPFIARAKSNIENHSPHHLKLQYTPKESYNKKNIAISVDFSKADEAALNNAFELGGIDAQYTLIHIVETVGALMYGGNVDDHETTIDEKLLLEYKEMLSQKGFKIETELGFGKPNTVIPKIINLGNFDILVMGTHGHTGLKDILFGTTVDKLRHKISIPLLIVK
- a CDS encoding metal-dependent transcriptional regulator; its protein translation is MTFSEENYLKSIYHLTASNDAEVSTNAIAEMMETKASSVTDMLKKLSEKDLVNYKKYQGVSLTENGKLAAKMIVRKHRLWEVFLVEKLNFSWDEVHDIAEQLEHIKSEQLINRLDDFLGNPTEDPHGDPIPDANGRIVKIEKHLLSELIENQIGVCVGVKDTSSEFLKYLDKQEIALGSNIEFLSRETFDLSVKIKVDGRELSISNKIASNLFVKLV